CAAGTGCCAATGCCATTTTTTTAGCTAAAAGACTTATAGATGTAGATGCATACGAGAACATTTTAGTAGTAGGTGCAGATGCCATGACACATACCACGGTATTGGGATTTAACGATCTTAGCGTGCTATCAAGCGATAAGTGCAGACCTTTTGACAAAGAAAGAACCGGTATGAATGTAAGCGAAGCTATAGCAGGTTTATTGATTCAAAATATAAAAACAAAAGATTCCATAGAGTTAAAAGGTGTCGGTGCCAGCAGTGATGCTTATCATATGACAAACCCAGATCCTGAAGCAAAAGGTGCTATATCATCTATGAATTCTGCTATAAAAGATGCAGGACTAACTCCAAATGACATTGATTATGTAAATGCTCACGGTACTGCTACATTAGCAAACGACAAAGTAGAAGCATTGGCGATTGAAACATTGTTCGACAAACCGTATGTAAGTTCAACAAAAGCGATTACCGGACATACTCTAGGGGCAGCCGGAGCTATAGAAGCCATTATTAGCTGTGAAGTTATAAAACGCTCTCTTGTAGCACCTCAAACAGGTCTTAAAGAAGCTGAAAATAAAAATATAAACTTAGTACTTGAGCCCGTAAAAAAAGAGATTAGAAATGTTGTAAGTAATTCTTTTGCTTTTGGCGGGAATAACACATCTTTAGTACTGGGGGTATGTTAATGAAAAAAGTAGCTCTAAAAATTATCAGTGCTGCAAAGGTAGCTGCTCCGAAATCTATAGAAGATCTAGATGAAAAACGAATAGTTCCAAAAATGTTGCTTAGACGTCGATTAACCAGAAATGCAAAAGTGATGTTGTATTTGAGTGACAAGTGTGGTTTTGACGGCGGAAAAGTTGTTTACGGAAGTTGTTACAGTGAGATTAAAGAAACGGTAGTTATTTCGGATGCTATTTTAAATAAAGAACCGATATCGCCGACATCTTTTCAAAACTCTGTTTACAATTCTGCACCGTCATACTTTTCACTTGTTCATCAAGATAGAGATGAAATAATAACAATATCTTCGGGTATGAATTCTTCCAGAGATGCTTTAAAAACAGCTGCTTTGCAAGCACTAGTATCCGGAGAAAAGATACTTTGTGTAGCAACTGAATGTTTAAACGTAAAAAATATCGAACAGGTTAACAGATGTACGACATATTTAGAATCCGGAGCTGCCGTCGTTGTTGAGATTGACAACGATACAACAGATGCTTGTGAGATACAAGGCAATGGAGATAGAGGTATTCTTCAATCTCTTCAAGACTTGTTTAAAGTAGTAAACATGTACGAAAATAATCAAAAAAAAATACTTATAGAACTTTAGAAGGATAAAAAAATCATGGTAATAGACAACAATACAGTAGCATATGAAAATTTCATCTATGATGAAAAAGTAACACTTAGCAATGATCCCGAATTTATAGCATTTATCAATGCCGGACATGACTTTTTAATTGAAAACATTAAAAACGGAAGACCTATCTACGGTGTAACGACAGGTTATGGTGAAGCCGGTCAGAACTATGCTGCTTTTGAAGAAGCTCAGGAATTACAAAAAAATCTTTATAGCTTTCACGGTTGTGGTGTTGGTGAAAACCTGAGTGCCGAGATTTCTAAAATCATGGTAACTATTCGTATGATCTCTCTCTCAAAAGGTAAAAGCGGAATCAGCTACGATTTACTTAAAAGATTTGAGCTTCTTTTAGATAATAAAATATACCCTGTTATCCCTGCTCAGGGTTCAGTCGGAGCTAGTGGAGATTTAACTCCGTTATCTTATATTGCAGCAGTTATCGCGGGTGAGCGTGAGTGTTACTTTAATGATGAAATAAGACCTACCGAAGAAGTTTATAAAGAACTTGGAATTGAGGCTTACGTATTTAAACCAAAAGAAGCATTGGCTATTATGAACGGTACGGCTTCAATGAGTTCAATCGCAATTGATTCTATTAAAAAATTTGAAATACTACTTGATTCTATGGAGAGCTTTGTAGCATCTATATTTGAACTTTTATTATGTGATATTACACCTCTGGAGCCGTTTGTGCATGAGAGTAAACCTTTTGATGGGCAAAAAGCCGTAGCTGCTAACGTATTGGCAAAATGTGAAGGTTCCAAACTTACTCACGAAGCGTTCAGTCGTTACGAAAACTTTCACTTAGAAGCTGAACAAAATATTCAAGACAGATACTCTATCCGTTGTGCTCCACAAGTTCTAGGTGTAGTTCGCGACAACCTTGAAGTTGCTAAAAAGTGGATTAAAACTGAGATTAACGGTGTAAACGACAATCCTCTTATCGACCATGTCGGTAAAAAAATCTACACATCCGGTAACTTCTACGGCGGTTATATAGCTCATGCTATGGATACTATGCGTATATGTGCAGGAAACGTTGCAGATTTACTTGATAAAGAGTTTGGACTATTGGTTGACCATAAATTTAACAAAGGTCTGGGCGAATCTCTTAAACTAAATAAAAAATCAACTCACCACGGTTTTAAAGCTATGCAGATTTCACTTAGCTCACTTGCGGCTGATGTTATGATAAATACAACCGCAGCATCTCTACACTCACGTCCTACAGAGTCTTTTAACCAGGATAAAGTAAGTATGGGTACAACGGCAGCACTTCACTTTAAAAAACAACTTCCTGATTTAACAAATATGTTAAGTATTGCATTTATCGGTATGGCTCAGGCCGTAGATATCCGCGGATACGAAAACTGTTCTAGCACTTTACAAAAAAACTACGACTCCGTTCGTTCTATTGTAGAAAAACTAGAGTTTGACAGACGTATGGACGGTGATATAAGAGCAGTTAATGCAATGATTCAAGAAGGTAAATTAGCATGAAAAAAGTTTTAGTTACCGGCTCAACCGGTGCTATAGGTGAAGCATGTGCAAGATATTTTCACGACAATGGATATTTTGTATATCTGCACTACCGCTCACAAGAGGCAAAAGCTAAAGAGATTCAAGCCGAACTTGAAAACTCTGAGATTTTAGGTTTTGACATTGTAAATAAAGAGGATGTGTTTTCAAAACTTGAAAGTTTGGAGATTGACGTACTTGTGAACAACGCAGGTATTACAAAAGACAACCTTTTCTTTTTCATGCAAGACAATGAGTGGAGTGACGTAATAAACACTTCCGTAAACGGTACATACAATGTTACAAAAGCCGTACTTAAAAACATGATATCAAATAAAAACGGCTCAATTATAAACGTAGCGAGTGTATCTGGTCTTGTCGGTAATACGGGTCAGACTAACTATTCTGCCGCAAAAGGTGCAATGATAGCTTTTACTAAAGCGCTTTCACAAGAAGTTGCACGTTACAAAATACGTGTAAATACTGTAGCACCCGGTTTAATAGAGTCAGACATGACAAAAGATTTACCGCTTAAAGAGCTTAAAAAAACTATACCACTTAGAAGAATCGGTAAAGCTGAGGATGTGGCTGAGACTGTATTTTTTCTAGGTGACAAAGCTTCTTATATTACGGGAGAGACCGTAAATATAAGCGGCGGTATGGTCATCACGTAAGGGGCATAAATGAAAAGAGTAGTAATTACGGGAATCGGACTTAATTCACCGCTTGGGAACAGTTATGACGAGCTTTACGAATCTTTAAAAGCTGAAAAATGCGGAATAGAATATTTGCCCGAATTTGAAGAGATTCCTGATCTTAGCACAAAAATCGGCGGAATAGTAAAAAACCTTGACTTTAAAGGTGAGATTCCAAGAAAATACCGCCGTTCTATGGGAAGAGTTGCTCAACTGAATGTTATATCTACAGCAGATGCGATAGCTGATGCAAAGCTGTCACAGGAACTTTTATCTTCTAAAAAATGCGGTATATCTTTTGGTTCTACAATGGGTGCGGATGAAGAGATATTTAGATGGATATCTGAAGTACACGAGCAAAAGAGTTATAAAGCTCAGAACTCTATGGCGTTTTTAAAAGTTATGAGTCATACAGTAGCTGCGAATATAGCCCAAATGTTTGAGATAAAAGGTCGTAATATACCGACGTGTTCTGCTTGTACATCTTCGGCTCAGGCTATCGGTGTAGGATATGAGAGTGTAAAATACGGTATGAGTGATATTATGATTTGTGGCGGTGCCGAGGGGCAACACCACCTCTCAGCAGGTATATTTGACGTACTCGGTGCTGCATCGTCTAACCATAACCACGAACCGCACAAAGCATCTCGACCTTTTAATCATTCACGTGACGGTTTGGTTATCAGTGAAGGAAGCGGGGCTATAGTCTTGGAAGAACTTGAACACGCACTTGCTCGCGGAGCTAAAATCTACGGTGAGATTATCGGTTATGCAACAAGTTGTGACGGTTCACACTTAACAACACCGTCTAAAGAAGGTATGCAAAGTGTTATGGAGTGGTCGCTTGAAGATGCACATCTTAAACCTGAACAGATTGATTACATAAACGCTCATGCTACAGCTACCGAGAAAGGCGATATAGCCGAGAGTCATGCTACATTTAGCGTATTTGGCGGTAATACCCCTATCAGTAGTACAAAAGGTCATATGGGACACTTGCTTGGCGGTTGTGGAGTAGTCGAGAGTGTTATATGTTTATTGGCACTTAATAAATCATTTTTACCAAAAACCATGAACTTTGAATCATTGGATCCAGAATGTGCAGAGATTAATGTTTTAGCAAAAAATGAGAATAAAGATTGTAAAATTGTCATGAATAATAACTTCGCCTTTGGTGGGATAAATACGTCGTTAATTTTTCAAGAGTATAAAGGATAATAAATTATGGTAACAAAAGAGGAAATTTTTGAGAAAGTAAAAACTACTTTAATAAATGACTTCGAAATAGAAGATGATGAAGTAGTACTAGACGCTCATATCTATAAAGACTTAGATTTAGACAGCTTAGATGCAATTGACTTAATGGTTACACTCGATAAACAACTCGGGATTGAAACTAAACCTGAAGAAATGAAAAATTTGGCAACTATCGATGATGTTTGCAACTTTATTGTAGATACTGTAACAGCCAAAGAAAATGGCTAAACTCCTCTCTCTTTTATATGCTCCGCTCTTTATTGTACTTATGTACAATTTTGAGTTTAAAGCGGTTGTTTTAATCTATCTATTTTTATCGGTTATCTTTTTTATATACAGATATATTAAAAAAACTTCTTTAAGAGACCTCATCCTCCCTTTATTTTATATAGTAATGCTTTTATCCGCATATAATTTTGCATCTTTTGAAATTGTAAAGCTTGTACCGGTAACTTTATCTGCCGTATTTTTTGTACTGTTTGTAGATTCAACTCTAAACAATAAAGAGTTGATTTATACTTCAACAACAAAGTTTTATCCAAAAAAGCTTCAAGATTGGGAGGTCGATTATCTAAAAAAAGGAGATGCTTATTGGGCTGTTGTTACAATGATAAATACGGCAATTCAAATAGCCGTAGTTTACTTTGCCAGTGACTACATATGGGCATTTTATACTTCGGTTGGTTGGTATATATTCTTTTTTAGTGCTCTGTTTATTCAAATAATATACGGAAGGTTTGTCTGGAGAAAAAACTTTGAGAATTAAATGTTTATATTCTTTATGGGCACTTGTACTTTTTTGGGCTCTTATTTTTGCACTTTTAATCCCTGCATATACCGTATATCTTATAGCATTTTTATTTACAAAATATCCCCAAGATGCATTTCAAATCTTCCCAAGATACATATTTAAGCTATATTTCAAAATTGTACCCAAAATTAATCTTATCCTCGATATTCCGGATGAGCTTCCAATGGGTGCGGTGTATGTAGCTACCCACCAATCAAGTATAGATTACCCTATACTCGGCT
The genomic region above belongs to Sulfurimonas lithotrophica and contains:
- a CDS encoding beta-ketoacyl-[acyl-carrier-protein] synthase family protein, producing MNAYINSYEVACNAGDTIALMDAIYNKNSAITIDTNFLNGKPAGLGIMPKYDDFFKVLEDVVQKILDQSNLENFNNTLLILGSSVGGMQISEALFFRDHHYRNIDPLKHSIHVLSDHLMQKFNFYDTRSISTACTSSANAIFLAKRLIDVDAYENILVVGADAMTHTTVLGFNDLSVLSSDKCRPFDKERTGMNVSEAIAGLLIQNIKTKDSIELKGVGASSDAYHMTNPDPEAKGAISSMNSAIKDAGLTPNDIDYVNAHGTATLANDKVEALAIETLFDKPYVSSTKAITGHTLGAAGAIEAIISCEVIKRSLVAPQTGLKEAENKNINLVLEPVKKEIRNVVSNSFAFGGNNTSLVLGVC
- a CDS encoding beta-ketoacyl synthase chain length factor; amino-acid sequence: MKKVALKIISAAKVAAPKSIEDLDEKRIVPKMLLRRRLTRNAKVMLYLSDKCGFDGGKVVYGSCYSEIKETVVISDAILNKEPISPTSFQNSVYNSAPSYFSLVHQDRDEIITISSGMNSSRDALKTAALQALVSGEKILCVATECLNVKNIEQVNRCTTYLESGAAVVVEIDNDTTDACEIQGNGDRGILQSLQDLFKVVNMYENNQKKILIEL
- a CDS encoding HAL/PAL/TAL family ammonia-lyase codes for the protein MVIDNNTVAYENFIYDEKVTLSNDPEFIAFINAGHDFLIENIKNGRPIYGVTTGYGEAGQNYAAFEEAQELQKNLYSFHGCGVGENLSAEISKIMVTIRMISLSKGKSGISYDLLKRFELLLDNKIYPVIPAQGSVGASGDLTPLSYIAAVIAGERECYFNDEIRPTEEVYKELGIEAYVFKPKEALAIMNGTASMSSIAIDSIKKFEILLDSMESFVASIFELLLCDITPLEPFVHESKPFDGQKAVAANVLAKCEGSKLTHEAFSRYENFHLEAEQNIQDRYSIRCAPQVLGVVRDNLEVAKKWIKTEINGVNDNPLIDHVGKKIYTSGNFYGGYIAHAMDTMRICAGNVADLLDKEFGLLVDHKFNKGLGESLKLNKKSTHHGFKAMQISLSSLAADVMINTTAASLHSRPTESFNQDKVSMGTTAALHFKKQLPDLTNMLSIAFIGMAQAVDIRGYENCSSTLQKNYDSVRSIVEKLEFDRRMDGDIRAVNAMIQEGKLA
- a CDS encoding SDR family oxidoreductase, with the translated sequence MKKVLVTGSTGAIGEACARYFHDNGYFVYLHYRSQEAKAKEIQAELENSEILGFDIVNKEDVFSKLESLEIDVLVNNAGITKDNLFFFMQDNEWSDVINTSVNGTYNVTKAVLKNMISNKNGSIINVASVSGLVGNTGQTNYSAAKGAMIAFTKALSQEVARYKIRVNTVAPGLIESDMTKDLPLKELKKTIPLRRIGKAEDVAETVFFLGDKASYITGETVNISGGMVIT
- a CDS encoding beta-ketoacyl-[acyl-carrier-protein] synthase family protein, producing MKRVVITGIGLNSPLGNSYDELYESLKAEKCGIEYLPEFEEIPDLSTKIGGIVKNLDFKGEIPRKYRRSMGRVAQLNVISTADAIADAKLSQELLSSKKCGISFGSTMGADEEIFRWISEVHEQKSYKAQNSMAFLKVMSHTVAANIAQMFEIKGRNIPTCSACTSSAQAIGVGYESVKYGMSDIMICGGAEGQHHLSAGIFDVLGAASSNHNHEPHKASRPFNHSRDGLVISEGSGAIVLEELEHALARGAKIYGEIIGYATSCDGSHLTTPSKEGMQSVMEWSLEDAHLKPEQIDYINAHATATEKGDIAESHATFSVFGGNTPISSTKGHMGHLLGGCGVVESVICLLALNKSFLPKTMNFESLDPECAEINVLAKNENKDCKIVMNNNFAFGGINTSLIFQEYKG
- a CDS encoding acyl carrier protein, which translates into the protein MVTKEEIFEKVKTTLINDFEIEDDEVVLDAHIYKDLDLDSLDAIDLMVTLDKQLGIETKPEEMKNLATIDDVCNFIVDTVTAKENG